One genomic segment of Clostridium estertheticum subsp. estertheticum includes these proteins:
- a CDS encoding carbohydrate ABC transporter permease, with protein MNTKLLDKILDIIVFLFISIVVLLCLVPLIHVAAVSFSSSQAVVAQKVTLLPVDFTMESYKQIFNDKSMITSLFFTIKMTVIYTVLSMVLTICAAYPLTKSSLKGRDFFFLLIIITMYFSGGIIPDYILVKDLSLLNSMWGLILPGAISVFNLIILKTFFQNSIPNSLEESAKLDGCTEIGILFKIVLPLSMPIIATLSLFYAVGRWNGFQDALFYITKPELYPLQLKLYQLVSATSSNGALAAEGVGAAVQLAPDVLKASVVMFATVPILLIYPWLQRYFVSGVMIGAVKE; from the coding sequence ATGAATACAAAGTTATTAGATAAAATTTTAGATATAATAGTATTTTTGTTTATAAGTATTGTAGTTTTACTATGCCTAGTGCCATTAATTCATGTTGCAGCAGTATCATTTAGTAGCTCTCAGGCTGTTGTAGCGCAAAAAGTTACGCTTTTGCCAGTAGATTTTACTATGGAGTCATACAAGCAAATTTTCAATGATAAATCAATGATTACATCACTTTTCTTTACCATAAAAATGACGGTGATATATACTGTATTAAGTATGGTACTCACCATATGTGCAGCATATCCATTGACAAAAAGCTCTTTGAAGGGCAGAGATTTTTTCTTTTTATTAATTATAATCACAATGTATTTTTCAGGTGGTATAATACCAGATTATATTCTTGTTAAGGATTTAAGTTTGTTAAATAGCATGTGGGGGCTTATTCTCCCAGGAGCAATAAGTGTATTTAATCTCATAATACTTAAAACCTTTTTTCAGAACTCAATACCTAATAGTCTTGAGGAATCAGCAAAGCTAGATGGATGTACAGAGATAGGCATACTTTTTAAGATTGTACTTCCACTTTCAATGCCAATAATTGCAACCTTAAGCTTATTTTATGCTGTGGGTAGATGGAATGGATTTCAAGATGCACTTTTCTATATAACAAAGCCAGAATTATACCCACTTCAATTAAAGCTTTATCAATTAGTAAGTGCTACTTCTTCAAATGGAGCCCTTGCGGCAGAGGGAGTTGGAGCAGCGGTGCAACTAGCACCAGATGTTTTAAAAGCTTCTGTAGTAATGTTTGCAACAGTTCCTATATTACTAATATATCCGTGGCTTCAAAGGTACTTTGTATCAGGTGTAATGATTGGTGCTGTAAAAGAATGA
- a CDS encoding ABC transporter permease, protein MGNTSTPTPSNFGILDVSKITKKKKKGILYYVKKDFFLYLLLFIPVTYFVIFKYVPMYQIIVAFKDYDVINGINGSRWIGLDAFKEVFKMADFYKVLRNTLSLNVLDLILGFPAPIILAILLNEIRIKWFKKVSQTILYLPHFLSWVIIGGMAYQLLSPTGMVNILTKSLGATAVPFLIEKWHWLGTYCVIGVWQGVGWGTIIYLASITSVNSELYEAAMIDGAGRLKKIWYITLPAIKPTIIMMLILAVGNVMKIGFDRPFVLGNPLVMDFSDVISTFVYRVGLQSVRYNIAAAVGLFQSVIGLVLILFVDRLAKKFGEQGIM, encoded by the coding sequence ATGGGAAACACCAGTACACCTACACCTAGTAACTTTGGTATTTTAGATGTTTCTAAAATCACTAAGAAAAAGAAAAAAGGAATTTTATACTATGTTAAAAAAGATTTCTTTTTATATTTGCTATTATTCATACCTGTTACATATTTTGTAATTTTTAAATATGTGCCAATGTATCAAATAATAGTAGCGTTTAAGGATTACGATGTAATCAATGGAATAAATGGTAGCAGATGGATCGGATTGGATGCATTTAAAGAAGTTTTTAAAATGGCGGATTTCTATAAGGTTTTAAGAAATACATTATCGCTTAATGTATTGGATTTAATTTTAGGTTTTCCAGCACCTATAATCCTTGCTATATTATTAAATGAAATAAGGATAAAGTGGTTTAAGAAGGTATCTCAGACTATACTTTATTTACCACATTTTCTTTCTTGGGTTATTATAGGTGGTATGGCTTATCAGCTACTATCTCCTACAGGCATGGTTAATATATTAACTAAATCATTAGGGGCAACGGCAGTACCTTTTCTTATTGAAAAATGGCATTGGTTAGGAACCTATTGTGTAATTGGGGTATGGCAAGGGGTAGGTTGGGGAACGATAATCTACTTGGCATCAATAACGAGTGTTAACTCAGAATTGTATGAAGCAGCTATGATTGATGGAGCTGGTAGATTAAAAAAAATATGGTATATAACTCTACCTGCGATTAAGCCAACCATAATTATGATGCTTATCTTAGCTGTTGGAAATGTAATGAAAATAGGTTTTGATCGTCCATTTGTATTAGGTAATCCTTTGGTAATGGATTTTTCAGATGTTATAAGTACCTTTGTTTATAGGGTTGGACTTCAATCCGTTAGATATAATATAGCAGCGGCCGTAGGTTTATTCCAATCAGTTATAGGATTAGTTCTAATACTATTTGTAGATAGGTTGGCTAAAAAATTCGGTGAACAAGGGATTATGTAA
- the gnpA gene encoding 1,3-beta-galactosyl-N-acetylhexosamine phosphorylase, with protein sequence MSEKILNNGGFTLPGEAGFEDLTLKLAEKWGADVIRDSDGTQLSDKIITSGYDIYSTICLVRGSNEWAKLNMDKLQQCYLRSYPLIAKGDTVKIDILQGFFKEQFLINIKDNPKEFWQVFDRTTGLEIEISNWELDINTGTVLVRNTKKWHKYTVNFLVYRIWEEISAYNHITNSWGNREHELPIEPMYKETQDHILKYLDQWLIDHKHTKVVRFTSMFYNFWWLWGSDPNLKFIVNDWGAYDFTVNPLSMKLFEKEKGYKMTSEDFVNKGLYNNSYLPPSEKYRDWMDFINKFVIEFGKKCIDLVHKHGKKAYVFYNDHWIGMEPTLDSFKEFGFDGIIDGVFSGFETRKVSGTKGVEIRELRLHPYFFPTGVNGVGTFIEGGDPSLECKTYWLDIRRALLRDCVDRIGFGGYLHLVDDHPAFVDYVQELAEEFREIRELHKEGKPYSSKFKVAILSAWGNMRAWGCRGHFNHGNYYNEIMESISGLPVEVEFISFKDIIDKGISGDIKVIINAGQLDDAWSGGWNWSNEKVIEILTEWVSKGGGLIGVGEPSAVKYSGQYFQMCHVFGVEREVGLTVCFDKYVYKKVEETHFILKDIQGKLDFGKEIDNIYVIDKNIQVIEDKNQSIQIATNTFGKGRSVYFSGHKYTPENIRILLRAIYWAADEEEKIGFWICSNVNTECAYYPKINKLAVINITGKAEETTVYDCKGNEIAVSLKPYGIKIIDLG encoded by the coding sequence ATGAGTGAAAAAATATTAAATAATGGTGGATTTACATTGCCAGGAGAAGCTGGTTTTGAAGATTTAACTTTGAAGCTGGCAGAAAAATGGGGAGCAGATGTAATTAGGGATAGTGATGGAACTCAATTATCAGATAAAATAATAACTTCGGGTTATGATATTTATTCCACCATTTGTTTAGTTCGCGGTTCCAATGAGTGGGCTAAATTAAATATGGATAAACTTCAACAATGTTATCTAAGGAGTTATCCACTAATTGCTAAGGGTGATACGGTTAAGATAGATATTTTACAAGGTTTTTTTAAAGAACAATTTTTGATAAATATTAAAGATAACCCAAAAGAGTTTTGGCAAGTTTTTGATAGAACTACTGGATTGGAAATAGAAATTTCTAATTGGGAGTTAGACATAAACACGGGAACAGTTTTGGTGAGAAACACAAAAAAATGGCATAAATACACGGTCAATTTTCTTGTGTATAGAATTTGGGAAGAAATATCCGCATACAACCATATAACAAATAGTTGGGGGAATAGGGAGCATGAATTACCTATAGAGCCTATGTACAAAGAGACTCAAGATCATATTCTTAAATATTTAGATCAATGGCTTATAGATCATAAGCATACAAAAGTAGTACGATTCACATCTATGTTTTATAATTTTTGGTGGCTATGGGGCAGTGATCCTAATTTGAAGTTTATCGTAAATGATTGGGGCGCCTATGATTTCACAGTAAATCCTTTATCTATGAAACTCTTTGAAAAAGAAAAAGGTTATAAAATGACTTCAGAGGATTTTGTAAATAAAGGTTTATACAATAACTCATATTTACCACCTTCTGAAAAATATAGAGATTGGATGGATTTTATAAATAAATTCGTGATTGAGTTTGGTAAAAAGTGTATTGATTTAGTTCATAAACATGGAAAAAAAGCCTATGTATTTTATAATGACCATTGGATAGGAATGGAACCTACCTTAGATAGTTTTAAAGAGTTTGGCTTCGATGGAATAATTGATGGCGTGTTTAGTGGATTTGAAACAAGAAAAGTTTCAGGAACTAAAGGTGTTGAAATAAGAGAATTAAGACTTCACCCCTATTTCTTTCCAACAGGAGTAAATGGAGTTGGAACTTTTATAGAAGGAGGAGACCCATCGCTAGAATGTAAAACTTATTGGTTAGATATAAGGAGAGCTCTGCTTCGTGATTGCGTAGATAGAATTGGTTTTGGTGGATACCTGCATTTAGTTGATGATCATCCTGCATTTGTTGATTATGTTCAAGAATTAGCAGAAGAGTTTAGGGAAATTAGGGAATTGCATAAAGAGGGCAAACCTTATTCTTCTAAATTTAAGGTAGCTATTTTATCTGCTTGGGGAAATATGCGGGCGTGGGGTTGTCGTGGTCACTTTAATCATGGAAATTATTATAATGAAATTATGGAATCTATCTCAGGATTGCCTGTAGAAGTAGAGTTTATTAGCTTTAAAGATATTATTGATAAAGGTATTTCCGGTGATATTAAAGTAATAATTAATGCTGGACAACTTGATGATGCTTGGAGTGGTGGTTGGAACTGGAGTAATGAGAAAGTTATTGAAATCCTTACAGAGTGGGTTTCAAAGGGAGGTGGTCTTATTGGTGTTGGAGAACCTTCTGCGGTAAAATATAGTGGTCAATACTTTCAAATGTGCCATGTATTTGGTGTGGAGAGAGAAGTCGGTTTAACGGTATGTTTTGATAAATATGTATATAAAAAGGTTGAAGAAACTCACTTTATTCTTAAGGATATTCAGGGAAAATTAGATTTTGGGAAAGAAATTGATAATATATATGTAATAGACAAAAATATACAGGTTATTGAAGATAAAAATCAATCAATTCAAATAGCTACAAATACTTTTGGAAAAGGTAGGAGTGTATATTTCTCTGGGCATAAGTATACCCCTGAAAATATAAGAATATTATTAAGAGCAATATACTGGGCAGCTGATGAAGAGGAAAAAATTGGATTCTGGATTTGTAGCAACGTAAATACAGAATGTGCTTACTATCCTAAAATCAATAAATTAGCAGTTATTAATATTACGGGTAAAGCTGAAGAAACCACAGTGTATGATTGTAAGGGGAATGAAATTGCGGTTTCTTTAAAACCGTATGGAATAAAAATAATAGATTTAGGATAA
- a CDS encoding AraC family transcriptional regulator: protein MKKISVNRFPMIVKFFFAFTLFLVIPLIITGIIFNYTMISYSENEIGSTAEINLKTVNNISVLFSTSILKDVARISQSDVLNNLSTVKNYNSIKSDANNVVKVTQVYTLLNEILASNYRITTIYVYIDGADYIITSNRGTVEMSKFNDVQWIKPYKEARSINLEPHWIGNRIISDRNPKTDVLQNENSNTAPVISYVYPLAPINSKVDGAIVVNMYEDELSKLINNRDLSGDGYIYITDTKGNIISHKNKSLVRTNISSTKYVKNILSFDKVSGYMIDNVDNEKKVITYYKSQFNDWIYVGIYPLANLMEKANKLSTKIILIIIFIIVLGLGFCYIVAKRLYNPLNKLVQDVKARNKWTDLKEDEMKLLSNAFSAMAREEDTMYGILENNKKDLKQGYILDLLKGNLQKYINSENQVEYDFFYENFICAIIAIDRFDEFLAKYPQEQQYYLKMLIINVCEGVINKTYANASVLFDVSKIAVIINMEVFSKDGTYKIVEELFKEVQGEILKVMDNTISVGIGECHSEKTGITLSYFEANEAIKRKILYGYGSVIKWKSSLRKDYKYFYPYNIEKHIFNYLNAGSMVDIDKEVKTMIEEIKAMEEISYDNITQIFNQLVGSTIKYLVDDNTNISYIYGSGYNIYQKLSSKETLEDIGLLLQDFYSRIILYKKKSTNESLEYMDIIEGYIKSNYHKDIDFEGMARYIGISYSYIRKIFKENTGKTIIEYTNRLRINEAKIHLRDTDKSLPEIASCIGYNNDQSLSRFFKKYEGITPGEYRTLNIKNCAK from the coding sequence ATGAAAAAAATATCAGTAAATAGATTTCCAATGATTGTGAAGTTTTTTTTTGCATTTACTCTTTTTTTAGTGATTCCGTTAATTATTACAGGAATTATTTTCAATTATACCATGATTAGTTACTCGGAAAATGAAATTGGTAGTACAGCTGAAATTAATTTGAAAACGGTTAACAACATAAGTGTTTTATTTAGTACCAGCATATTAAAAGACGTAGCGAGAATATCACAAAGCGATGTACTTAATAATTTAAGTACTGTAAAAAATTATAATAGCATTAAATCGGATGCTAATAATGTAGTAAAAGTAACTCAGGTTTATACATTATTAAATGAGATTCTAGCATCAAATTATAGAATAACTACAATTTATGTTTATATTGATGGAGCGGATTATATTATCACGTCTAATCGCGGAACTGTGGAGATGAGCAAATTTAACGATGTCCAATGGATTAAACCCTATAAGGAAGCTAGGTCTATAAATTTGGAACCACATTGGATAGGAAATAGAATAATTTCAGATAGAAATCCTAAAACTGATGTATTACAAAATGAAAATTCTAATACGGCCCCTGTTATATCCTATGTATATCCTTTGGCACCTATAAACTCTAAAGTGGATGGAGCAATAGTTGTTAACATGTATGAAGATGAGCTCAGTAAATTAATAAATAATAGGGACCTTTCAGGAGATGGTTATATTTATATAACAGATACTAAAGGAAATATAATTTCACATAAAAATAAGTCCTTAGTAAGAACTAATATTTCTAGCACAAAGTATGTTAAAAATATATTAAGTTTTGATAAAGTAAGTGGGTATATGATTGATAATGTGGATAATGAAAAAAAAGTTATTACATATTATAAGTCACAATTTAATGATTGGATTTATGTAGGAATTTATCCTCTTGCAAACCTTATGGAAAAGGCAAATAAGTTATCAACCAAAATCATTTTAATTATTATTTTTATTATAGTTTTAGGCCTAGGATTTTGTTATATAGTTGCAAAAAGACTTTATAACCCTCTTAATAAGTTAGTTCAAGACGTTAAAGCAAGAAATAAATGGACTGATTTAAAAGAAGATGAAATGAAACTTCTTTCTAATGCTTTTAGCGCCATGGCAAGAGAAGAGGATACAATGTATGGGATATTAGAGAATAATAAGAAAGACTTAAAACAGGGGTATATTTTAGATTTACTTAAAGGAAACTTACAGAAATATATTAACTCTGAAAATCAAGTTGAATATGATTTTTTCTATGAAAATTTTATTTGTGCAATAATTGCAATCGATAGATTTGATGAATTTTTGGCGAAATATCCACAGGAGCAACAATACTATTTGAAAATGTTAATTATTAATGTGTGTGAAGGAGTAATCAACAAAACTTATGCAAATGCAAGTGTGTTATTTGATGTTAGTAAAATTGCAGTAATTATTAATATGGAGGTTTTTAGCAAAGATGGAACCTATAAAATAGTAGAAGAATTATTTAAAGAAGTGCAAGGTGAAATATTAAAAGTAATGGACAATACGATTTCGGTTGGAATAGGGGAATGTCATAGTGAAAAAACAGGAATAACATTATCATATTTTGAGGCTAACGAAGCGATAAAACGTAAAATTTTATACGGTTATGGAAGTGTGATTAAATGGAAATCCTCTTTAAGGAAGGACTACAAATATTTTTATCCGTATAATATTGAAAAACATATTTTTAACTACTTAAATGCAGGATCTATGGTGGATATCGATAAGGAAGTTAAAACTATGATTGAAGAAATAAAAGCTATGGAAGAGATATCCTATGATAATATTACACAAATTTTTAATCAGCTTGTAGGTAGTACAATAAAATATCTTGTAGATGATAATACTAATATAAGTTATATTTATGGAAGCGGCTATAATATTTATCAGAAATTATCTTCAAAGGAGACACTAGAGGATATAGGGTTGTTACTACAAGATTTTTATTCTCGTATAATTTTATATAAAAAGAAATCTACAAATGAGAGTCTAGAATATATGGATATAATAGAAGGATATATTAAGAGTAATTATCATAAGGATATAGATTTTGAAGGTATGGCTAGATATATTGGTATAAGCTACTCTTATATAAGAAAGATATTCAAAGAAAATACAGGAAAAACAATTATAGAATATACCAATAGATTAAGGATAAATGAAGCCAAAATACATTTAAGGGATACAGATAAAAGTTTGCCAGAAATAGCTTCATGTATAGGATATAACAATGATCAAAGCCTGTCTAGATTTTTCAAAAAGTATGAGGGTATAACTCCAGGAGAGTATAGAACATTAAATATCAAGAACTGTGCTAAATAA
- a CDS encoding extracellular solute-binding protein has translation MNKKLLKIVSVAMLTTVIVSSLAGCGSSKESADSTSDSSVAVDAPYKKQVEIKIPIYDRGIQGQAAVDNNHWTKYVNDTFGKKYNVKVTYVTIPRTTDVDKFNMLLASGDAPDIIFSYDYTTASSFYTRGAFQEVTKAELDKYAPNLEKTLGADVLKYGVFDGKQMLIPAKRPLVGGISSVIRQDWLDKLGMKVPTNRDEYYAVLKAFKEKDPGKVGSNNVIPQGLSSMSAAGSGNINYAFRPANVSAEEFAMYSDVVIPSLSWKPTEDTLKWDNKLFNEGLISPEFVLDKDGTKLQADISNGKVGVFLMPLKTPPVLQTLVKNVPTAKFTVLPASALLPAGQAPQGFAYAPYGMLSGINKKCEHPDAVLKYMDWMSKSENLFVLQNGVAGKNYNLKGGLPVEVANYAGEDKLNFSSNKDMWALVTEQKEFGSLDKNLKMDAIAKGAPGFEKLYIDGYKETLIGAKSNFMFNKPVTSLTKNSKTLGSKWEEASAKIVMGKVSEFDALYAKYSKDYLTSGYQEIINERKSIYEGMKK, from the coding sequence ATGAACAAAAAACTTCTGAAAATCGTCAGTGTGGCTATGCTAACGACTGTTATTGTAAGTAGCCTTGCGGGGTGTGGCTCATCAAAAGAATCAGCAGATTCAACAAGTGATTCTTCAGTTGCCGTGGATGCACCTTATAAAAAGCAAGTGGAAATTAAAATTCCAATATATGATAGAGGTATCCAAGGTCAAGCGGCTGTAGATAACAATCATTGGACTAAATACGTTAATGATACCTTTGGGAAGAAATATAACGTAAAAGTTACTTATGTTACAATCCCAAGGACTACGGATGTAGACAAGTTTAATATGCTTCTTGCATCCGGTGATGCTCCAGATATAATTTTTAGTTATGACTATACAACGGCGTCAAGTTTTTACACAAGGGGTGCTTTCCAAGAAGTAACTAAAGCTGAACTTGATAAATATGCACCAAATCTCGAAAAAACACTTGGAGCAGATGTTTTGAAATATGGAGTGTTTGATGGTAAGCAAATGTTAATACCAGCTAAAAGGCCACTTGTAGGTGGCATATCTAGTGTTATAAGACAAGATTGGCTAGATAAATTGGGTATGAAAGTTCCTACAAATAGAGATGAGTACTATGCAGTTCTTAAAGCATTTAAAGAAAAAGATCCTGGTAAAGTAGGATCTAATAATGTTATACCACAGGGATTATCGAGTATGTCTGCTGCTGGTTCTGGAAATATAAATTATGCATTTAGACCAGCTAATGTTTCGGCTGAAGAATTTGCAATGTATTCTGATGTAGTTATTCCATCGTTATCATGGAAGCCAACAGAGGATACATTAAAATGGGACAATAAACTTTTTAATGAAGGGCTTATAAGTCCTGAGTTTGTACTAGATAAAGATGGTACAAAATTGCAAGCAGATATAAGTAATGGTAAGGTTGGAGTATTTCTTATGCCTTTAAAAACTCCTCCAGTTTTACAAACACTTGTAAAAAATGTACCTACAGCAAAATTTACTGTACTTCCTGCAAGTGCACTTTTACCAGCTGGTCAAGCACCACAAGGTTTCGCATACGCACCATATGGTATGCTTAGTGGTATAAATAAAAAGTGTGAGCATCCTGATGCAGTCCTAAAATACATGGATTGGATGAGTAAAAGCGAAAATTTATTTGTACTTCAAAATGGTGTGGCAGGTAAAAACTATAATTTAAAGGGTGGACTTCCAGTAGAAGTAGCTAATTATGCTGGAGAGGATAAACTTAATTTTAGCTCTAACAAGGATATGTGGGCTCTTGTTACTGAACAAAAGGAATTTGGTAGTTTAGATAAAAATTTAAAGATGGATGCAATTGCTAAAGGAGCACCTGGCTTTGAAAAATTGTATATCGATGGTTATAAAGAAACATTAATAGGTGCGAAATCAAACTTTATGTTTAATAAACCTGTAACTTCTTTAACAAAAAATTCAAAAACACTTGGAAGTAAGTGGGAAGAAGCTTCTGCCAAAATAGTTATGGGTAAAGTAAGTGAATTCGATGCTTTATATGCAAAATATAGTAAAGATTATTTAACAAGTGGATACCAAGAAATTATTAATGAAAGAAAATCAATATACGAAGGGATGAAAAAGTAA
- a CDS encoding rhamnogalacturonan acetylesterase, whose protein sequence is MFFKKFIFGAASEFEGFINIFKDTLYAEETGYGFVTEKLKEKNELLQIPEIGSAFDIDPELTRQNITNIIMEQNGQLNDLISGFCSSDKPDVPLCFKVKVPHSGNYNIKLVMGNNNSDMIISVFSQRRRCVFKNVIVKAGELLEHNFTANVCDIIPRGKTEIYRDDSIDITIIGQNACMNLVTLEEAPQTPTIYVAGDSTLTDQGTIYPYNPLTSYCGWAQILPLFLSQGIAVSNHSHSGLTTESFRREGHLSIVENNIKPKDLFIMQFGHNDQKDKTLDAFGGYANNLRRYIDEVREKGACPVIVTPVSRNIWNGIDCGFNDMFKDYADACILVAKEKGVPLIDLHERSVDFILKHGQKNSSKYFVPKDYTHNNDFGAFEMAKLVVEEIKKVNIKPLVKYLIDIPEDKIQIEQLKSWVEPSDKEIKADVKQWTKANSWAEEIDVNNYIDIFIAKKNSSKVELLDMILKDLKYPPTNVYNDIFEDVFGDEWYAGIVQAACNYGLITNENKNLGPKEQISIEEVKVIAKRAYKLKTRTCV, encoded by the coding sequence GTGTTTTTTAAAAAGTTTATATTCGGCGCAGCTTCAGAATTTGAAGGCTTTATAAATATATTTAAGGATACCTTATATGCTGAGGAAACTGGTTATGGTTTTGTTACTGAAAAGCTAAAAGAAAAAAATGAATTGCTTCAGATTCCAGAGATCGGAAGTGCCTTTGACATTGATCCTGAGTTAACTAGGCAAAATATTACTAATATTATTATGGAGCAAAATGGACAACTAAATGACTTAATTAGCGGCTTTTGTTCTAGCGATAAGCCTGATGTACCACTATGCTTTAAAGTGAAAGTTCCTCATAGTGGAAATTATAATATAAAATTAGTTATGGGAAATAATAATTCAGATATGATTATATCAGTCTTTTCTCAAAGAAGAAGATGTGTTTTTAAAAATGTAATAGTTAAAGCTGGAGAACTTCTAGAACATAATTTTACGGCTAATGTTTGTGACATAATACCAAGAGGAAAAACTGAAATTTATCGGGATGATAGTATTGATATCACTATAATTGGCCAGAATGCATGCATGAATTTAGTAACTCTTGAGGAAGCTCCTCAGACACCAACAATCTATGTTGCAGGAGATTCCACTTTAACGGATCAAGGGACAATTTATCCCTATAATCCTTTAACTAGTTATTGTGGGTGGGCCCAAATTTTACCCCTTTTTTTGAGTCAAGGTATTGCTGTATCAAATCATTCTCATTCAGGGCTTACTACAGAAAGCTTTAGACGGGAAGGCCACTTAAGTATTGTAGAGAATAATATAAAACCAAAGGATTTATTTATTATGCAATTTGGCCATAATGATCAAAAGGACAAAACTTTGGATGCTTTTGGTGGATATGCTAATAATTTAAGACGATATATAGATGAGGTAAGAGAAAAAGGTGCTTGCCCAGTTATTGTAACTCCAGTTAGTAGAAATATTTGGAATGGTATAGATTGTGGGTTTAATGATATGTTTAAAGATTATGCTGATGCCTGCATTTTAGTTGCAAAGGAAAAAGGAGTGCCGTTAATAGACTTACATGAAAGAAGCGTTGACTTTATTTTAAAGCATGGTCAAAAAAACTCTTCTAAATACTTTGTTCCTAAGGATTATACACATAACAATGATTTTGGAGCTTTTGAAATGGCTAAATTAGTAGTTGAAGAGATTAAAAAAGTTAATATAAAACCTTTAGTTAAATACTTAATTGATATACCAGAAGATAAAATACAAATAGAACAATTGAAAAGTTGGGTAGAGCCTAGCGATAAAGAGATTAAAGCTGATGTTAAGCAGTGGACAAAGGCAAATAGTTGGGCAGAGGAAATTGATGTTAACAACTATATTGATATATTTATAGCGAAGAAAAATAGTTCTAAGGTTGAACTTTTAGATATGATACTTAAAGATTTAAAATATCCACCTACCAATGTTTATAATGATATATTTGAAGATGTATTTGGAGATGAGTGGTACGCAGGAATAGTTCAAGCTGCTTGTAATTATGGCCTAATTACTAATGAAAATAAAAACTTAGGTCCTAAAGAACAAATTTCCATTGAAGAAGTTAAGGTTATAGCCAAAAGAGCATATAAACTAAAAACTAGAACGTGTGTATAA
- a CDS encoding glycoside hydrolase family 88 protein — MKRLEYDEEKIKELIDKVVKRTMRMDFTWDWPCGVAFYGICKAWEVTKNQEYIDYLVKWVDEYIEIGLPEFTVNVVAMGHTLITLFEATGDQKYMDLAIEKAEYLRKDATRFGEGVFQHTVSPGNDFPEQAWADTLFMAAYFLLRMGKKLDNKEYVEDALNQYYWHEEFLQDNKTDLFFHGWDNINQSHMSGIHWARANAWAAYTMAEATTLINYLYPAFMGISGSLRDQLSALVRLQSEEGLWNTILDDESSYLETSASAGIAASLVIVGHPLQRKYVQKALEGIMYNISEDGSVMNVSAGTAVMIDTQGYKKVPKKRVQGWGQGLTLAFLAAILKYEQ; from the coding sequence ATGAAGAGATTAGAATATGATGAAGAAAAAATAAAAGAACTTATAGACAAGGTTGTAAAAAGAACCATGAGAATGGACTTTACTTGGGATTGGCCTTGTGGAGTTGCCTTTTATGGTATATGTAAGGCTTGGGAGGTCACTAAAAATCAAGAATATATCGATTATCTTGTCAAATGGGTAGATGAATATATTGAAATAGGACTGCCTGAATTTACGGTTAATGTAGTTGCTATGGGACACACTTTAATAACTTTGTTTGAGGCTACAGGGGATCAGAAATATATGGATTTGGCTATAGAAAAGGCTGAATATTTAAGAAAGGATGCAACTAGGTTTGGGGAAGGGGTTTTTCAACATACAGTTTCGCCAGGCAATGATTTTCCAGAGCAAGCCTGGGCAGATACTTTGTTTATGGCAGCATATTTTCTTCTTAGAATGGGTAAAAAGTTAGATAATAAAGAATATGTTGAGGATGCCTTAAATCAATACTATTGGCATGAAGAATTTTTACAAGATAATAAAACTGATCTATTTTTTCATGGATGGGATAATATTAACCAAAGCCATATGTCAGGAATTCATTGGGCACGTGCAAATGCTTGGGCAGCATATACTATGGCAGAAGCAACCACACTTATAAATTATTTGTATCCGGCTTTTATGGGCATAAGTGGTTCGTTAAGAGATCAACTAAGTGCTTTAGTTAGGTTACAGTCAGAAGAAGGTTTATGGAACACAATATTAGATGATGAAAGTTCATATTTAGAAACTTCAGCTTCTGCTGGAATTGCTGCAAGTCTTGTAATTGTTGGGCATCCTCTTCAAAGAAAGTATGTTCAAAAGGCGTTAGAGGGAATAATGTATAATATTTCAGAAGATGGATCAGTTATGAATGTTTCTGCAGGTACTGCAGTAATGATAGATACACAGGGTTATAAGAAAGTTCCTAAAAAGAGGGTTCAAGGCTGGGGACAGGGGTTAACTTTGGCTTTTCTTGCAGCAATCTTGAAGTATGAACAATAA